A genomic region of Methylobacterium durans contains the following coding sequences:
- a CDS encoding ferredoxin--NADP reductase: MSKHNEERVLSVHHWTDTLFSFRTTRDPSFRFRNGEFTMIGIEVEGRPLLRAYSVVSANYEEELEFFSIKVPNGPLTSKLQHLKVGDPIMVGKKPTGTLVLDNLLPGRHLYLLGTGTGLAPFLSIIKDPETYERFERVVLVHGCRQVSELAYGETITQDLPRHEFLGDMISQQLVYYPTVTREPFRNRGRITDLMVSGKLFADVGLPAMSREADRFMLCGSPEMIRDTRQLLTEGGYEEGNHGEAGHFVIEKAFVEK; the protein is encoded by the coding sequence ATGAGCAAGCACAACGAGGAGCGGGTGCTGTCGGTGCACCACTGGACGGACACGCTGTTCTCCTTCCGCACCACCCGCGACCCCTCGTTCCGCTTCCGCAACGGCGAGTTCACCATGATCGGCATCGAGGTCGAGGGCCGGCCGCTCCTGCGCGCCTACTCGGTGGTCTCGGCCAATTACGAGGAGGAGCTGGAGTTCTTCTCCATCAAGGTCCCGAACGGCCCGCTGACGAGCAAGCTCCAGCACCTCAAGGTCGGCGATCCGATCATGGTCGGCAAGAAGCCGACCGGCACGCTGGTGCTCGACAACCTGCTGCCGGGCCGCCACCTCTACCTCCTCGGCACCGGCACGGGGCTGGCGCCGTTCCTGTCGATCATCAAGGACCCGGAGACCTACGAGCGCTTCGAGCGCGTGGTGCTGGTGCATGGCTGCCGGCAGGTCTCCGAGCTCGCCTACGGCGAGACGATCACGCAGGATCTGCCGCGCCACGAGTTCCTGGGCGACATGATCAGCCAGCAGCTGGTCTACTATCCCACCGTGACGCGCGAGCCGTTCCGCAACCGGGGCCGGATCACCGACCTGATGGTGTCGGGCAAGCTGTTTGCGGATGTGGGCCTGCCGGCGATGAGCCGGGAGGCGGACCGGTTCATGCTGTGCGGCAGCCCGGAGATGATCCGCGACACGCGCCAGCTCCTGACTGAGGGCGGCTACGAGGAGGGCAACCACGGCGAGGCCGGGCACTTCGTCATCGAGAAGGCCTTCGTCGAGAAATAG
- the fdxA gene encoding ferredoxin FdxA, producing MTYVVTENCIRCKYTDCVEVCPVDCFYVGETMLVINPDECIDCGVCEPECPADAIKADTEPGLEGWIALNAKYAALWPNISEKIDPDPEAAAFDGQVGKLAQAFGTQDPAAA from the coding sequence ATGACCTACGTCGTCACCGAGAACTGCATCCGGTGCAAGTACACCGACTGCGTCGAGGTCTGCCCCGTCGATTGCTTCTACGTCGGCGAGACGATGCTGGTGATCAACCCCGACGAGTGCATCGATTGCGGCGTCTGCGAGCCCGAATGCCCGGCCGACGCGATCAAGGCCGACACCGAGCCGGGGCTCGAAGGCTGGATCGCCCTCAACGCCAAGTATGCCGCCCTGTGGCCGAACATCAGCGAGAAGATCGATCCGGACCCGGAGGCTGCCGCCTTCGACGGCCAGGTCGGCAAGCTCGCGCAGGCCTTCGGCACGCAGGACCCCGCCGCCGCCTGA